GAAAAGGTGACAATAAGAAATTAAACAGGACAAGCTTTAATGCAGTAGTAGATTTATATAAATAAATTTGAGGGGACGGAATTCCGTCCTCCTGAACGGGAAACGCAAAGTTGCGAAAGGGGAAATTATGATGAAAAGATATATATATAACTGGCAACAAGCTTATTTTTACATGAAAAATGGCATAATGCCGATAGAAAGACCGCAAGTACATTTTAAAACAGGAAATATATTCTTCGTGTTTGATAATGATGAAACCAAAGAAATTTATGATAAATGGTGTGAGAATCAAAACTAAATAGAAAGGAATAGGTGATAGAATATGAATAAAAAATACATAAAAGATATTATAAAAGAAGATTATAAAAACTGGAATACAGGAGATTTAGTATTTATATTAGCAGGTACAGGTCGAGGGAAAACATATTTTATGAAACATGAGTTTAATACATATTGTAAGGAAAATAATAAACAAGTATTATACCTTACAAATAGAATAAATTTACAGGAACAAATAAAAAATGACCTTGGACAAGATAATACTAATATAACAGTTAAAAATTATCAGAAGGTAGAAAAATTTATATTAAACGGGACTTTGGATTTAAACAATTATGATTACATTGTGTGTGATGAATGTCATTATTTCTTTAGTGATGCACGATTCAATATCAAAACTGATTTATCATTTAAAAAAATATTAGAAAATAAAAATGTTTGTAAAATAATGATGACAGCTACAGCAAAAACAATTTTATACTACTTTGAACATAATAATATAGAAATTAATTATAAATATAAATTAAAGACAGATTATAGTTATTTAGACAAAATAACTTGTTTTAATGATTATGAGAGCGTTGACAGTATTATAGAAGATATTCCACAAAATGAACAAATAATATTCTTTAGTTCTGCAAAACGTGCTTTAGAAGTAGCACAAAAATATAAAGGTACTTTTATCTGTTCTCAAGGAAATAAAGATGGATTATGGAATAAACATATAGCTCCAAAGAAAGTTAAAAACGAAAATGGTGAAGAAGAAGAAATTCCTACAGAAAATTATTTAGAATTAAGAAGAATTATAGAAACAGGTACATTTAATAATCATTTACTATGTTGTACTACAGTTTTAGACAATGGTATTAATATAAAAGAAGGCACTCCAGTTAAACACATAATACTAGATATATTGGATAGAGATGAATTTATTCAATGTTTGGGTAGAAAAAGAGTTTTGGAAGGTGAAAAAATTAATTTATATTTTTATTCTTATAATGATAAAAGAAGAATAAATGGATTTAGAACAAAAGTAGTAAATTCATTAGAAAGGGCAGATTATTTAAAAGAAAACGGTGAAAATGAATATGTAAAAATGAAATTTAAGACAGATATATATGATAGTAAAATTATCGATGATATCAATGGAGTAGATGGGCAGATACATAAAATAGTTAATGAATGTATGTATATGAAATCTCACGTAGATAAAATTACATATGATTGTCTATT
The DNA window shown above is from Haloimpatiens massiliensis and carries:
- a CDS encoding DEAD/DEAH box helicase family protein; amino-acid sequence: MNKKYIKDIIKEDYKNWNTGDLVFILAGTGRGKTYFMKHEFNTYCKENNKQVLYLTNRINLQEQIKNDLGQDNTNITVKNYQKVEKFILNGTLDLNNYDYIVCDECHYFFSDARFNIKTDLSFKKILENKNVCKIMMTATAKTILYYFEHNNIEINYKYKLKTDYSYLDKITCFNDYESVDSIIEDIPQNEQIIFFSSAKRALEVAQKYKGTFICSQGNKDGLWNKHIAPKKVKNENGEEEEIPTENYLELRRIIETGTFNNHLLCCTTVLDNGINIKEGTPVKHIILDILDRDEFIQCLGRKRVLEGEKINLYFYSYNDKRRINGFRTKVVNSLERADYLKENGENEYVKMKFKTDIYDSKIIDDINGVDGQIHKIVNECMYMKSHVDKITYDCLLDKKYSITLKDIIALSLGIKKDVIIDMKTTIIKYSLEEAFEKTIGKKLYKNDRKELIEFVGLKDSRGRLQKSIGQLNEYLKANNFPYIIISKRIKENNKLKTVWIIENLIIKK